A window of the Streptomyces sp. JB150 genome harbors these coding sequences:
- the aroH gene encoding chorismate mutase, producing the protein MAVRAVRGAVQLERDDAEHMDARVGALLTAVLERNGLTADDLISIWFTATPDLHSDFPAAAARKLGIVDVPLICAQELDITGAMPRVVRVLAHVETDRARADIDHVYLGAAAALRKDIAQ; encoded by the coding sequence GTGGCGGTACGAGCGGTCCGGGGGGCCGTCCAGCTGGAGCGGGACGACGCCGAGCACATGGACGCACGGGTCGGAGCCCTGCTCACCGCCGTCCTGGAGCGGAACGGCCTCACCGCCGACGACCTGATCAGCATCTGGTTCACGGCCACGCCCGACCTGCACAGCGACTTCCCGGCCGCCGCCGCCCGCAAGCTCGGCATCGTCGACGTCCCGCTGATCTGTGCCCAGGAACTCGACATCACCGGCGCCATGCCCCGCGTGGTCCGCGTCCTCGCCCACGTCGAGACCGACCGGGCCCGCGCGGACATCGACCACGTCTACCTCGGCGCCGCCGCCGCTCTGCGCAAGGACATCGCCCAGTGA
- a CDS encoding pseudouridine synthase, whose amino-acid sequence MRSSGKSGGRGNYRGAGNDRDQKQGQGRPRKPRPEERRYDVGPGATKDGPKAGRGGAAKGGPQGAKKPQRGRTAPARSREYEARIEERNRERYAGRKDVKLPKTFPGAEQEGERLQKVLARAGYGSRRACEELIEQARVEVNGEIVLEQGKRVDPEKDEIRVDGLTVATQSYQFFSLNKPAGVVSTMEDPEGRQCLGDYVTNRETRLFHVGRLDTETEGVILLTNHGELAHRLTHPRYGVKKTYLAAITGPIPRDLGKRLKDGIQLEDGYARADHFRVVEQTGKNYLVEVTLHEGRKHIVRRMLAEAGFPVEKLVRTAFGPITLGDQKSGWLRRLSNTEVGMLMKEVDL is encoded by the coding sequence ATGCGAAGCAGCGGCAAGAGCGGCGGGCGCGGTAACTACCGCGGAGCCGGCAACGACAGGGACCAGAAGCAGGGGCAGGGCCGCCCCCGCAAGCCCCGCCCCGAGGAGCGCCGCTACGACGTGGGCCCGGGCGCGACGAAGGACGGCCCGAAGGCCGGGCGCGGCGGCGCGGCCAAGGGCGGCCCGCAGGGCGCCAAGAAGCCCCAGCGCGGCCGTACGGCCCCGGCGCGCTCGCGGGAGTACGAGGCCCGGATCGAGGAGCGCAACCGGGAGCGGTACGCGGGCAGGAAGGACGTCAAGCTGCCCAAGACCTTCCCCGGCGCCGAGCAGGAGGGCGAGCGGCTGCAGAAGGTTCTCGCCCGCGCGGGCTACGGCTCGCGCCGCGCCTGCGAGGAGCTGATCGAGCAGGCCCGCGTCGAGGTGAACGGCGAGATCGTCCTGGAGCAGGGCAAGCGGGTCGACCCGGAGAAGGACGAGATCCGGGTGGACGGCCTGACCGTGGCCACGCAGTCGTACCAGTTCTTCTCGCTGAACAAGCCGGCCGGCGTCGTCTCCACCATGGAGGACCCGGAGGGGCGCCAGTGCCTCGGCGACTACGTCACCAACCGGGAGACCCGGCTGTTCCACGTGGGGCGCCTGGACACCGAGACCGAGGGCGTCATCCTGCTCACCAACCACGGCGAGCTGGCCCACCGGCTGACGCACCCCCGGTACGGCGTGAAGAAGACCTACCTGGCCGCGATCACCGGGCCCATCCCGCGGGACCTCGGCAAGCGGCTGAAGGACGGCATCCAGCTGGAGGACGGCTACGCCCGCGCGGACCACTTCCGGGTCGTCGAGCAGACCGGCAAGAACTACCTCGTCGAGGTGACCCTGCACGAGGGCCGCAAGCACATCGTGCGCCGCATGCTCGCCGAAGCCGGCTTCCCGGTCGAGAAGCTGGTGCGCACCGCCTTCGGCCCGATCACCCTCGGCGACCAGAAGTCGGGCTGGCTGCGGCGGCTGTCGAACACGGAGGTCGGGATGCTGATGAAGGAAGTCGACCTGTAG
- the scpB gene encoding SMC-Scp complex subunit ScpB, producing MSEDTVEQLPLKPALEAVLMVVDEPATEEHLAKILERPRREVADALRELADEYTAQGRGFDLRFVAGGWRFYTRATYAAAVERLVLDGQTARLTQAALETLAVVAYRQPVSRSRVSAVRGVNCDGVMRTLLQRGLVEEAGTEPETGAILYRTTNYFLERMGLRGLDELPELAPFLPEAEAIEAETQEGVPSFDPDAPDHDAPGATRGTPGTDDEDDQTEF from the coding sequence ATGAGCGAGGACACCGTCGAACAGCTGCCGCTCAAACCGGCCCTGGAGGCCGTCCTGATGGTCGTGGACGAGCCCGCGACCGAGGAGCACCTGGCGAAGATCCTGGAGCGGCCCCGGCGCGAGGTCGCCGACGCCCTGCGGGAGCTGGCCGACGAGTACACCGCGCAGGGCCGCGGGTTCGACCTGCGGTTCGTCGCGGGCGGCTGGCGGTTCTACACCCGCGCCACGTACGCGGCCGCGGTGGAACGCCTCGTCCTGGACGGGCAGACGGCCCGGCTCACCCAGGCCGCCCTGGAGACGCTGGCCGTGGTGGCGTACCGCCAGCCGGTCAGCCGCAGCCGGGTCTCCGCCGTGCGCGGGGTCAACTGCGACGGCGTCATGCGCACCCTCCTCCAGCGCGGTCTGGTCGAGGAGGCGGGCACGGAACCCGAAACAGGTGCGATCCTGTACAGGACGACGAACTACTTCCTGGAACGAATGGGCCTGCGCGGCCTGGACGAGCTCCCGGAGCTCGCGCCCTTCCTCCCGGAGGCGGAGGCGATCGAGGCCGAGACCCAGGAAGGCGTACCGTCGTTCGACCCGGACGCGCCGGACCATGACGCGCCGGGTGCCACCCGGGGCACCCCGGGCACCGACGACGAAGACGACCAGACGGAATTTTGA
- a CDS encoding segregation/condensation protein A gives MTSYDAPGPPSSGGAGRRRALGRGPGVALPEPEPEQPEQLEPEPVAEPPAESAAHVTEAHVTEAPVTEAPAGEAEPADGVFTVRLANFEGPFDLLLQLISRHKLDVTEVALSKVTDEFMAHIRAMGPDWDLDRTTEFLVVAATLLDLKAARLLPVAEVEDEADLALLEARDLLFARLLQYRAYKRIADIFSERLDEEARRYPRTVGLEPQHAELLPEVVISIGAEGFAKLAVKAMQPKPRPQVYVDHIHAPLVSVQEQAGIVVARLREAGEASFRALVADTDDTLTVVARFLALLELYREKAVALEQETALGELLVRWTGGDGDETPHVTDEFDRPPEEPREPGKPGKERKAR, from the coding sequence ATGACCTCGTACGACGCTCCTGGGCCCCCTTCCTCCGGCGGTGCCGGTCGTCGGCGTGCGCTGGGGAGGGGGCCGGGGGTCGCCCTGCCGGAGCCTGAGCCTGAGCAGCCGGAGCAGCTTGAGCCTGAGCCGGTCGCCGAGCCGCCGGCCGAGTCCGCGGCCCACGTCACCGAGGCCCATGTCACCGAGGCCCCCGTCACCGAGGCCCCCGCCGGGGAGGCGGAGCCGGCCGACGGTGTCTTCACGGTGCGGCTCGCCAACTTCGAGGGCCCCTTCGATCTGCTGCTCCAGCTGATCTCCCGGCACAAGCTGGACGTCACCGAGGTCGCGCTGTCCAAGGTGACCGACGAGTTCATGGCGCACATCCGGGCGATGGGCCCGGACTGGGACCTGGACCGGACGACCGAGTTCCTGGTCGTCGCTGCCACCCTGCTGGATTTGAAGGCGGCGCGGCTGCTGCCCGTCGCCGAGGTGGAGGACGAGGCGGACCTGGCGCTGCTGGAGGCCCGGGACCTGCTGTTCGCGCGGCTGCTCCAGTACCGCGCGTACAAGCGGATCGCGGACATCTTCAGCGAGCGGCTGGACGAGGAGGCCCGGCGCTACCCGCGCACCGTCGGCCTCGAACCCCAGCACGCGGAGCTGCTGCCCGAGGTGGTCATCAGCATCGGCGCGGAAGGGTTCGCGAAGCTCGCCGTCAAGGCGATGCAGCCGAAGCCGAGACCGCAGGTGTACGTCGACCACATCCACGCGCCGCTCGTCAGCGTGCAGGAGCAGGCCGGGATCGTCGTCGCCCGCCTGCGGGAGGCCGGCGAGGCCAGCTTCCGGGCGCTCGTCGCGGACACCGACGACACCCTCACCGTCGTCGCGCGCTTCCTGGCGCTGCTGGAGCTGTACCGGGAGAAGGCGGTCGCGCTGGAGCAGGAGACGGCCCTCGGGGAGCTGCTGGTGCGCTGGACCGGCGGCGACGGGGACGAGACCCCGCACGTCACCGACGAGTTCGACCGGCCGCCCGAGGAGCCCCGGGAGCCCGGGAAGCCCGGGAAGGAGAGGAAGGCCCGATGA
- a CDS encoding ParA family protein, translating into MPTRGQGPTGLEAVGSVAVRTFAAHQSQASPHMAQTAPQSMDGHHVNAIAGDGSGAPHNHFADYEELPEGHFYDPDAEYEPDPEYAATLAPDAARQRRERIGPTGRPLPYFPIPGPLTDHGPAKIIAMCNQKGGVGKTTSAINLGAALAEYGRRVLLVDFDPQGALSVGLGVNPMELDLTVYNLLMERGMSADEVLLKTAVPNMDLLPSNIDLSAAEVQLVSEVARESSLQRALKPLLPDYDYIVIDCQPSLGLLTVNALTAAHKVIVPLECEFFALRGVALLTETIEKVQERLNPELELDGILATMYDSRTVHSREVLARVVEAFDDHVYHTVIGRTVRFPETTVAGEPITTYASNSVGAAAYRQLAREVLARCHAE; encoded by the coding sequence ATGCCTACGCGGGGTCAGGGCCCCACGGGGCTCGAGGCTGTCGGCTCCGTCGCTGTCCGAACCTTCGCAGCCCACCAGAGCCAAGCCAGCCCCCACATGGCTCAGACAGCACCCCAGAGCATGGATGGCCATCACGTGAACGCCATTGCCGGCGACGGAAGTGGCGCGCCCCACAACCACTTCGCCGACTACGAGGAACTGCCCGAGGGGCACTTCTACGACCCCGACGCCGAGTACGAGCCCGACCCCGAGTACGCGGCCACGCTCGCGCCCGACGCGGCCCGCCAGCGCCGCGAGCGCATCGGCCCGACCGGGCGTCCGCTGCCGTACTTCCCGATCCCGGGCCCGCTCACCGACCACGGCCCCGCGAAGATCATCGCGATGTGCAACCAGAAGGGCGGCGTCGGCAAGACCACGTCCGCCATCAACCTGGGCGCCGCGCTCGCGGAGTACGGCCGTCGCGTGCTGCTCGTGGACTTCGACCCGCAGGGCGCGCTGTCGGTCGGACTCGGTGTCAACCCGATGGAGCTCGACCTCACGGTCTACAACCTGCTCATGGAGCGGGGCATGTCGGCCGACGAGGTGCTGCTGAAGACGGCGGTCCCCAACATGGACCTGCTGCCCAGCAACATCGACCTGTCCGCGGCCGAGGTCCAGCTGGTCTCCGAGGTCGCCCGCGAGTCGTCGCTGCAGCGGGCGCTGAAGCCCCTGCTGCCCGACTACGACTACATCGTCATCGACTGTCAGCCCTCGCTCGGCCTGCTCACGGTCAACGCGCTGACCGCCGCCCACAAGGTGATCGTGCCGCTGGAGTGCGAGTTCTTCGCCCTGCGCGGTGTGGCGCTGCTGACCGAGACCATCGAGAAGGTCCAGGAGCGGCTCAACCCGGAGCTGGAGCTCGACGGGATCCTCGCCACGATGTACGACTCGCGCACCGTGCACAGCCGGGAGGTGCTCGCGCGGGTCGTCGAGGCGTTCGACGACCACGTCTACCACACGGTCATCGGGCGCACGGTCCGCTTCCCGGAGACCACGGTCGCCGGTGAGCCGATCACCACGTACGCCTCCAACTCCGTCGGTGCCGCCGCCTACCGCCAGCTCGCCAGGGAGGTGCTCGCCCGGTGTCACGCCGAGTGA
- the ald gene encoding alanine dehydrogenase has translation MIDVKVGIPREVKNNEFRVAITPAGVHELVRNGHQVVIERNAGVGSSITDEEYVAAGAEILGTADEVWAAADLLLKVKEPIAEEYHRLRKDQTLFTYLHLAASKECTDALIASGTTAIAYETVELPSRALPLLAPMSEVAGRLAPQVGAYHLMRANGGRGVLPGGVPGVTPAKAVVIGGGVSGWNATQIAVGMGFDVTLLDRDINKLREADKIFGTKVKAVMSNSFELEKAVLDADLVIGAVLIPGAKAPKLVTNELVSRMKPGSVLVDIAIDQGGCFEDSRPTTHAEPTFQVHNSIFYCVANMPGAVPNTSTNALTNATLPYIVSLANNGWVEALRRDPALAKGLNTHDGKVVYKEVAEAHGLEHVELESLLG, from the coding sequence GTGATCGACGTGAAGGTCGGCATCCCCCGCGAGGTCAAGAACAACGAGTTCCGGGTGGCCATCACCCCCGCCGGCGTGCACGAGCTGGTGCGCAACGGCCACCAGGTCGTCATCGAGCGCAACGCCGGCGTCGGCTCCTCGATCACGGACGAGGAGTACGTCGCGGCCGGTGCCGAGATCCTCGGCACCGCCGACGAGGTCTGGGCCGCCGCCGACCTGCTGCTGAAGGTCAAGGAGCCGATCGCGGAGGAGTACCACCGCCTCCGCAAGGACCAGACCCTCTTCACCTACCTGCACCTGGCCGCGTCCAAGGAGTGCACGGACGCCCTGATCGCGTCCGGCACCACCGCCATCGCCTACGAGACGGTCGAGCTGCCGAGCCGCGCCCTGCCGCTGCTCGCCCCGATGTCCGAGGTCGCGGGCCGCCTTGCCCCGCAGGTCGGCGCCTACCACCTGATGCGCGCCAACGGCGGCCGCGGTGTCCTGCCCGGCGGCGTCCCCGGCGTCACCCCGGCCAAGGCCGTGGTCATCGGCGGCGGCGTCTCCGGCTGGAACGCCACCCAGATCGCCGTCGGCATGGGCTTCGACGTGACCCTGCTGGACCGCGACATCAACAAGCTGCGCGAGGCCGACAAGATCTTCGGCACGAAGGTCAAGGCCGTCATGTCCAACTCCTTCGAGCTGGAGAAGGCCGTCCTCGACGCCGACCTCGTCATCGGCGCCGTCCTCATCCCGGGCGCCAAGGCCCCGAAGCTCGTCACCAACGAGCTGGTCTCCCGGATGAAGCCCGGAAGTGTCCTTGTCGACATCGCGATCGACCAGGGCGGCTGCTTCGAGGACTCCCGGCCGACCACGCACGCCGAGCCGACCTTCCAGGTTCACAACTCGATCTTCTACTGCGTCGCCAACATGCCCGGCGCCGTCCCGAACACCTCCACCAACGCCCTCACCAACGCCACGCTGCCGTACATCGTGTCGCTGGCCAACAACGGCTGGGTCGAGGCGCTGCGCCGTGACCCCGCGCTCGCCAAGGGTCTCAACACCCATGACGGCAAGGTCGTTTACAAGGAGGTCGCCGAGGCGCACGGCCTGGAGCACGTCGAGCTCGAGTCGCTGCTCGGCTGA
- a CDS encoding tetratricopeptide repeat protein, translating to MTDQAVDTGGVELSGHTSQGIEFLGRTRELKELLADIERAGLDTLAGRKAPRARVLLIAGRPGSGRTALAEELVRQVAHRYPDGVLRARLSDPDGTPVPVARAARDLLAELDLPAPAGAAEDDLAAALREALADRRTVLLLDDAADAEQVDALIPDTPECLVVAVSQGPLTGIPDVRPCTLGGLDTKSAVELLSRHTGSVRITVDPRSAEHLVEECQAQPAALVLAGGWLAARPMAAVADLAKHLRAEDGEEIAGTPLSRVFRLVYVSLPVPAARILRLLALAPAGYVDPHTASALAGCSVSTARAILDDFVVRGLLHPVRSPLPQYDVPGALHPLLRALTEAHDKPAELQLARARMLERTVRLLQSCRAITETDSPHARAKLLGMPRSLRFPSPRAAADWLRIRRPALLAAARLAVADGELDTLARRLLSQLVRALVAHFGTQAAAADLYGIHQLVLDVAERQNLPRERAAALLNLADLDAQTGRTAEALVRYRAALDAGREANDPYATGRAMESVGGAHEELGDFDRATDWYGRALVQRLARDERADAARLYGRIAAAHTYAGRYGEAARNWRAAVAGYRKLGDLAAHARALSELARVQEYAGRPEESLRTCQEAVEWARRAEDVRLQAALHLRIADTLDRLGDSPAAGLHRSAAERMLGEELQESEQEGDPEDPQPEPAANACEIRSTSGED from the coding sequence TCGCCGGCCGGCCCGGCTCCGGCCGGACCGCGCTCGCCGAGGAACTGGTCCGGCAGGTCGCCCACCGCTACCCGGACGGGGTGCTGCGCGCCCGGCTCAGCGACCCGGACGGCACCCCCGTCCCGGTCGCCCGCGCCGCCCGCGACCTGCTCGCCGAGCTGGACCTGCCGGCCCCGGCCGGTGCCGCCGAGGACGATCTCGCGGCGGCGCTGCGCGAGGCCCTGGCCGACCGCCGGACCGTCCTGCTGCTGGACGACGCGGCCGACGCCGAGCAGGTGGACGCCCTGATTCCGGACACCCCGGAGTGCCTGGTCGTCGCCGTCTCGCAGGGGCCGCTCACCGGGATCCCCGACGTCCGCCCGTGCACCCTGGGCGGCCTGGACACCAAGTCGGCCGTGGAGCTGCTGTCCCGGCACACCGGCTCGGTGCGGATCACCGTCGACCCGCGCTCCGCCGAGCACCTGGTCGAGGAGTGCCAGGCCCAGCCCGCCGCGCTGGTCCTCGCCGGCGGCTGGCTGGCGGCCCGCCCCATGGCGGCCGTCGCCGACCTCGCCAAGCATCTGCGCGCCGAGGACGGCGAGGAGATCGCGGGCACCCCGCTCAGCCGGGTCTTCCGGCTCGTCTACGTCTCCCTGCCCGTGCCCGCCGCCCGGATACTGCGCCTGCTCGCCCTCGCCCCCGCCGGGTACGTCGACCCGCACACCGCCTCCGCGCTCGCCGGCTGCTCGGTCAGCACGGCCCGCGCCATCCTGGACGACTTCGTCGTCCGCGGCCTGCTGCACCCGGTGCGCTCACCGCTGCCGCAGTACGACGTGCCGGGCGCCCTGCACCCGCTGCTGCGCGCCCTCACCGAGGCCCACGACAAACCGGCCGAGCTCCAGCTGGCCCGGGCCCGGATGCTGGAGCGGACGGTGCGACTGCTCCAGTCCTGCCGGGCCATCACCGAGACGGACAGCCCGCACGCCCGCGCCAAGCTGCTCGGCATGCCGCGCTCGCTGCGCTTCCCCAGCCCGCGGGCGGCGGCCGACTGGCTGCGCATCCGCCGGCCCGCGCTGCTGGCCGCGGCCCGCCTCGCGGTCGCCGACGGGGAGCTGGACACCCTGGCCCGGCGGCTGCTGTCCCAGCTGGTGCGGGCCCTGGTCGCGCACTTCGGCACCCAGGCCGCCGCGGCCGACCTGTACGGCATCCACCAGCTGGTCCTGGATGTGGCCGAGCGGCAGAACCTGCCGCGGGAGCGCGCGGCGGCCCTGCTGAACCTGGCCGATCTGGACGCCCAGACCGGCCGTACAGCCGAGGCCCTGGTGCGCTACCGGGCCGCGCTGGACGCCGGGCGCGAGGCGAACGACCCGTATGCGACCGGCCGCGCGATGGAATCCGTAGGCGGTGCCCACGAGGAGCTGGGCGACTTCGACCGCGCCACCGACTGGTACGGCCGGGCGCTGGTCCAGCGCCTCGCCCGCGACGAGCGCGCCGACGCCGCCCGCCTCTACGGCCGGATCGCCGCCGCCCACACCTACGCGGGCCGCTACGGCGAGGCGGCGCGCAACTGGCGGGCGGCCGTCGCCGGCTACCGCAAGCTCGGCGATCTCGCCGCGCACGCGCGGGCGTTGAGCGAACTCGCCCGGGTGCAGGAGTACGCGGGGCGGCCCGAGGAGTCGCTGCGCACCTGCCAGGAGGCGGTGGAGTGGGCGCGCCGCGCGGAGGACGTCCGGCTGCAGGCGGCGCTGCACCTGCGGATCGCCGACACGCTGGACCGTCTCGGCGACTCGCCGGCGGCCGGACTGCACCGCAGCGCGGCCGAGCGCATGCTGGGGGAGGAGCTCCAGGAGAGCGAGCAGGAGGGTGATCCGGAAGATCCACAGCCGGAACCTGCGGCTAACGCCTGCGAAATCCGCAGTACATCCGGTGAAGATTGA